In Phacochoerus africanus isolate WHEZ1 chromosome 14, ROS_Pafr_v1, whole genome shotgun sequence, one genomic interval encodes:
- the RNF222 gene encoding RING finger protein 222, translating into MSEGESKDSSGSECPVCYERLRDLEGAGRTLSCGHVFCHDCLVKYLLSTRVDGQVQRTIVCPVCRYVTFLSKKSSRWPSKLDKSSQTLAVPVGLPPGPPPATLGHATPPATSPPAWGPSPSQSGQLPVDLPPGLPREPQIFVISRHGMPLGEQDSVLPRRSLAELSEASPAPSSTRSFCCRSRALLLITLIAVVAVVAAILPWVLLVRKQV; encoded by the coding sequence ATGTCCGAGGGGGAGAGCAAGGACAGCTCGGGCAGCGAGTGCCCGGTGTGCTACGAGAGGCTCCGCGACCTGGAGGGCGCCGGGCGCACGCTGAGCTGCGGCCACGTGTTCTGCCATGACTGCCTGGTCAAGTACCTCCTGTCCACCCGCGTGGACGGGCAGGTCCAGAGGACCATCGTCTGCCCCGTCTGCCGCTACGTCACCTTCCTCAGCAAGAAGAGCTCCCGCTGGCCCTCCAAGCTGGACAAGAGCTCCCAGACCCTGGCCGTGCCCGTGGGCCTGCCCCCCGGGCCGCCACCGGCCACCCTGGGCCACGCCACCCCCCCGGCCACCTCCCCGCCTGCCTGGGGGCCGTCCCCGAGCCAGAGCGGCCAGCTGCCCGTGGACCTGCCGCCCGGGCTGCCCCGGGAGCCGCAGATCTTCGTCATCAGCCGCCACGGGATGCCCCTGGGGGAGCAGGACAGCGTCCTGCCGCGGCGCAGCCTGGCCGAGCTCTCGGAGGCCTCCCCGGCGCCCAGTTCCACCCGGTCCTTCTGCTGCCGCTCCCGGGCCCTGCTGCTCATCACCCTCATCGCTGTGGTGGCCGTGGTGGCCGCCATCCTGCCCTGGGTGCTTCTAGTGAGGAAGCAGGTGTGA